TGTGTTTGTCAATCTTGGTTCTGAGTTTGGCTTTATAGGATTTCCTGAATCCCATTTCAGTGTCCATAACAAATTTCTATTGCCATTGGGTTCAAGCAAGTGTTTTTCCCATTTTGGTTTTCCTGGAATGAAATTAAGGCTGGCAGTTGTCATCGTCTTATGCATGACAGGGAAAGATATTTGAGGATGAGCGAATGAATGCCACATATTGTGTGTACAACTCTGATGTTGCTACTGGCTATGGGGTCGGcggtttcttgtttcttttaacAAGCGAATCTCTGCTGATGGGCGTGACAAAGTGCATGTGTTTTGGAAGACCCTTAAACCCAGGAGAGCATCGTGCGTGGTCCATCAtatattttgtttcttcatgGTGAGAATTCTGAAGCATATCTCATGATTTGCTGATGCCTTTTCGCTGAAGTGAGCCATATGATTGGATAGTAGTGTTGTGATAAGTACTTGCCTCCCAGCCAAATGGGCAGTAGGAACCATCCTATTTGCTTTGTTGGTGACTCTATACTGGATGCTCTACCATCTTTTGGAAACCGAAATTTTCTAGATCGTGAGACTAGGATGGTGTCAAGAAGTTGTTCTAAGGTGCTGCCAAAATTACTTTTGGGAACTGTTTTTTGTGTGTTTTacttagaaatcatattttgaaatagCTTGCTAAGCCCGTTTGAATTAGGATTGGGATCCAGAACATTATTGCAGTTGCATATGTTTGCTGATAATTGGAATAAGACTGGCATAAGCATCACACTTCTTTGGGAAATCAACACTATGGAGAACATAGACTCGGATTTCGTAATTTCTGACTTGATGTATGTACCTTATGGCTGGTTACATGGCAGCTGATGATCAACAACTAAAACAAAGCTGCCTAGCAGCTCAGATATTGCTTCTCTGCTTTAAGTCTGGAGAACTTGGACAGGAAATGTGGCTTCGGGAGTTGAACACTTTGAAGATGTCCACTCTTTATGCTTATGCAGGGTAACATTTCTCGTAGCAGAAGCATGCTTGATTGCAGGGGCAACTAAAAATGCCTATCACACCAAGTACCGGGGGGTGATATATGCCCAGAATGTCTCCTGCGAGGCATTGAGGAAAGGCGTCTTCATTGCTGGAGCTGTGTTTGTAGTAGTGTCGATGATTCTCAATATTTATTACTACATGTACTTCACCAAGGCCGTTACGACTCCGCCAAGCCACAAAGCGAAGCGCACGAGCTCTGATATAGGAATGGCTGGCTACGCATGACTTCTCCGactcaaaagaaattatctaGTTTTTAGATTTTGCTTCCTTGATGTGAGTAATGCCTCTGGGATTGTTCCATCTCAAATGTATTGACCGATATTGCTTCTCTATTATACTGGTATGTCCAAAAAGAGCCTGCTCTTTTCAATCGTACTCAGGAAATTCTGTTAACTTgctttgtttattaaaaaagagaacACTAGTGAGCAAAAATGCCGATACTGGTGTTAAAGTTTCAGGTCGCAGAAgttgaacattttcatgaaataaggTTAAGACCCCTCCCTCATCATAATTTTTATGGGAGTGTTGATTAATACTCTTTGCAAATTGCAAATCTAGAAGAGACTTGGTTTGGATGATGGGTCGATATACTCTTGGGTTGAGGAGATGCAGATGTTAAAGACATGAGCTGGGACACTGGAAGTAGGAATTTTCCTGTGGCGTTACAGTTAGTAAAATCCCTTGCTATAAATTGAAGAGCTTTCTGCATGGCGAGCCATATCTATATTATAATGGAATCGATTTCAATTTACAATGTGCTTCTAGTGAAATTTTGCATGGCGGTTTCGCTAAAAACTCGAGACTTGTCATTGTTTCAAATGTGAAAGTATAAGCTGAAGAGTGGAATTTGAAACTCACTTGGGACTAAGGCCTGTGACGTGGGTGGCAGTGGGCTGAACGTGAAGATGAATGGCCTGGAAGGAATGAATTACGTCGTTCCAGTGGGGGCAATCCTCGATCATCCCCCGCAGCTTGAGACTGTCCTTTACAGCAGCTGTAGAAGCTTAGATGAAAACAATTGTCGTTCGTCGGAGTTGGCATACAAGACCGAAAATTCCGCAGCGGATCGTCTTCCCAATGGGCATTTGGACCCTGGGATCGAATCGGAATAGACATAACTTGGACCCTCGGATCGAATCGGAATAGACATGGCTTTCAAAAACGCCAAACTATACCTAACTTAGTTTGCTTTTTTGTCTTTGATAAAGCGGGGGAGCTGTATGCTAGCCTGAGAAAGAAGGAAGCTAAAAGAACTGTTACTGGAAGAAACCATGTGCGGAAGCCACCGGGAGAAGGATGGATAAAACTCGACACGGACGGTGCTGTTGACAACCAAACTGGTGTCGCGAAGGGGAGGAGGGTTAGCGCGAGATCATAGGGGAGACTGGATTGCGGGATTTGCGTGGAAGATCGGAAGAACCGATGCCTTCTGGCACGAGTTTTTGTTGGTTAAAACACGGAGGCGTGACTAGATTACATGTTGAACTAGATGCTCTATCCGTCATTCAAACTGTTAATAAACCGAACAGCGACATTTACTCACCGCAGCCAATTTTGAATGCGGGAAGCTTCTGGCACGATTCGAGGGAGGTGAAGATCGAGAGCACGTGTTTAGAGAAGCCAAATCGATGCGCAGATCTCCTCGAGACCATGGGCAAAAAGCTAAGATCAGTGCGCTTGACGTTGTGCCCTAACACTTTTGACTGGACTTTTTTGCCTTCTGATTTTGCGGGGTATGCCCCTGGAACTACGGTCATGTAACTTCTACTCTtgtttattacattttttttttcttttttcggtctAACTTGTTTATAAGAGTTAGTAATCTCCTTTTTCCACCGGAAAAAGGGTGATATATATAGACCATAATACTTCCACAAGCaattatagaaagagaaagcaaaCATATTTGTATTTGAATGTACACATTTGACCTGTTAGGTACAATATATGCAGATTTAGCGTAGAGATCAAATTAGATCCGACAATATAACCCGGATTAAAGGGAGAGAAGACGGAACCATCCGTAACATAAGTCAAACGCTAAATGGTCAAAAAGAGCCGAGTTAAAAAGTCAAGTCTCCGCAAAGAAACCGGAATATTCAACTCccaaatcagagagagagagagagagagagagagagagtctccaCAACTTTCTTAAGTTGAGAGCTCTTTTTGACATTTTCAGCTATGCCTTTAGCCGGCTCCTGGAGACTCATGCACACTTCTCTGCTTCTGTTCGTGCTCTTCTCGGCGTTTCATCTCTGGGCTTGCCGTGAATATTGCAGCGCCACAGCGACACGGACGTTGTCGTCGTCATCCTCGTTGTCGTCATCAGAGTCGAGCTTAGACGACCATGTAGAAGTGAAGCAAGTGTACTCAACCGACACCACCATCACCAGCAGCAGCAAAGAAGAGATCACGTTGCGCTCGAACACCAGCTTCAATGGGAGACCTTCCGCTTCGAGTCATGCTGTTGACAGTAGCACCGAACAAGCATTCGAAGATAGCAAACGAGCGGTGCCGAGCGGCCCCGACCCTCTCCACAATTGATTGATCACTTAGACGAAGTCattctctttctatttctttctcccTGCGGTTCCTTGTTTTCTCGTTATTAAGCGAAAGCTTTTGCAACCTTTTTCTTGTATCCGAAATACCCTCGATTTTCTCGTCAATACGGCGGACAACTCCTTGCGGATTCTTGAGGGGAAAACCGGGGGTATTTCGGCATGTCATTCGGGTTTTTATCATTTGAATGGATATCCATGTATATGTAAAGGAGCAAAgggcttcttttgttttcccttcATTCTTTTTCCATAGTGATGTAACACTTGAAATGTTCGATTCTCTCTCTGCGCGTGAATTACTGTACATTTCCCTTCTCTTGCTGGTTACTTCATTTTATCCTGAACTGATCAGTACACTGCAATATTAGCTCCATATCTGAAGAAGCTGATTTAGCAGGGGTACGTTAAGCGTTGAAACTTGTGTTGAAACAACCAGTGGCAAAAAATGgggtttatttttctttttgtcctgtCTGTTTTTCTAAACCCTAAATCTTCTGCACTGATTCCCTGTGAAAGAAGATCGAAACCTCATGTGCCTCTCTCTGGCTTCAAGTTCCTGTGACGTGCGGAACACATGTTCACTACTTAAACCTACGAAAGATGGACCGGCCTGTTCCGCGTACGCACGTTTTCTTCTCGAGCAACAAGCAAACGGAACGCCGTGCGGACGAGGGTAGTGGGGTAGCATGGCAATTTGAGGAAGATCTCCTTAAGCTTTTTCTAGAGAAACAAGTTGGAAGATACACATAAAGGTGAGATTCGTCCTGCTGTTGTTTTGAACAGTGACAGAGATTCCACAGGACAGCACAAGCGTACAGTAGTTAGAAAACTGGGGCAATAGCATCTTTTGCTCGCTTCTTCAAGCTTGACTTACGTGTTGTCCTCTTCGCGGTACGGGTGGAAGATGAAGCACGATTAAATTAGTGAAATGCCGGTtcataacattaaaaaaagagaaaaatttgaaGAGTGTGCAAATATttaagcattttccttttcaggAATCTCAACTTTTAAAATCCATATGTGACTTTCTACAAGTAACTTCGTATAAAGAGCTATAAAGATATCTCGATTTAGTATTTTCGAACAAAATATACTTTATTTTTGTAACTATCGAACATATGGTAATTACGATATCAATAATATCTATTCAACTTCAAAATGTGTTTTGTCTTGAAGACAGAGACACTATTTAAAAGCCATGACTACTAAACTAAGCCTAACTTGGTTTTGATTGGCCCGTTTCGACAAAAAtattacatatttatttttattttctttttgctgttgaTTCATCGTATTCACCAGTGAAGACTCGTTTCATGGGGTCATTATCTAAAGCTCCAAATGCGTTTACCTCGTTGATGTCTTTTACTAGAGCCCTAGGTCGGGATTACGCCTAGGATAGGCAGGACGAGGGCTAGGGGCCTTTCCCTTGTTTTTTCCATTCATCATCGTATTCATGGCAAGGTTTGTCGTGCTGTAACCCTTGATGAAAACGAGTCTCGTACTCGTTGGAATTTGACGTTCGGGGGCCTCTTTTATTAATGGGGGAGGGGGGGAATCGATGCGAGATGAGTCCGCGGATTGTGCGGCGGAGGGCGGAAACAGTCTTGTCGAGTAGCGATTTGGAGGTGGAATCGGATTTGGACTGTATCTGCGCTGGCTTCTGGCGTGTGAGACAAGGGAGCGAGCTCGTCGATGCGATGGCCCCGGTTTCACTGCACTCCCGGTTTGATTTGTATCGGGTCGCGCGGCACTCGAACTGACGGTCCGTACCTCACTGAACCAGAGAATGCCCGCTCTGGTGTTCcgtgcccaaaaaaaaaaaactcttgttTTTGAACGTCATGAAGAGCCCTGTTTTCCAATTCACGAGCTATATAGAGAGCTCAAATTGCTCGTTCGTGGCCACATTATGACAAAAAGTGATGACCGTATCATGTGTGTATTTATAGCCATCCAATGTCTTATTGTGGCCAACCGTATTTCGTATACACGACTGTACCGTCGTTATAATAGTGCCTAGCAATGGCCCAAGTTGCGCTGTGCTTGCTCGCAATCCACATCCCTCAATTGCCATCTTCTAATCCCTCGTAGGCTAAGGTTGATGAGTGATTAATGAACCTGAAACCTAATCCTAAAATCTTTGACTATGCATTCCAAAACtaccattcttttttttctagaaGGCCGCATTATTAATAAAACTCATATGTGTGTGTATCACATACCATCTCATATTACTTGTTCATAGATTTTTGTGTTGGTAGATAAGTCTTGCCTAACCTCAAAATAACAAGGCACCTTGTGTCGATAGCCAAGTTGGGTGGAAGCTACCTACGATAGTATTAAAGCGAGGATGTGGATATTCAAAATCATAGATATCTCTTATCCGTCATGGTCCATGTAAGCCTTTTGGGGTTGTGTGAGGCACGGCCATAGTGAATGGCATCATGTTTGTGTTTAATGGGGggaagtaccaaaaaagtcatagacTTATTGCATTATActaattaagttataaacatttcaattggatcaatttagtttttaatattttgtatttgtaccaattcagtcaattcagttaattttgactaaaaatggTTAACATGGATGCTAATTGTTTTACGTAGCATGATTGCGTTGgcataaacaaatttttataatttttttagtaactttctctttttttttaatgtttattttcaTTGTGGCTGGCAAAGGCCTGTGAACCCTCGCTAAGTGTTGGTGAGTGTCGTAGCCATCACCTATGCCATCGTTGCCCgtgggtggccctcgcctaAGTAGCAAGGACTCGACCCTCATAGGGTCTCGCCATAATGAAATTTGTCTACATTAACGTCTTTTATGCTATATAGGATGACTTACgtttatgttagtaatttccagTGAATTAaatggatggactcaattgatacaTACGCAAAACGTatatattaaattgattaaattgaaagatttatgattaaatttgtaTCATCAATTCAATAGATGATTTATagctttttagataatttcccACGGCGGGTATTCCTGCACAGGTGCTTCTGAGGAGCGGCAGAAGAGACTTTGAATTTGAGGCAGGATGTACTCTGGGAGAGAAGTGCCGTGGGCTAGTTGATGAAAGTTCTAGGCCTGGTAACGCTCCCTAGAAAGGTCCAGGAGGTGGAAAGTGGGAAAGCCCGACATCTTCCGAGTTACGAGCTTTTCCCAACACGAGTTTCGTAACTATTCTTCGTAGGCCACCTGGCCCAAACTTACTTATATCAGTTTTCATTCGAGTACACttgtaatttttcaattgcCCGGAGAAATTAGAAACTCGACATTATTCCCTATTTTTACTACTGTGCATActcttttttgaaaagaaaatgttagaCGAGTATGttgctattttttgttttttcaaaaagtgACGATAAACGTGTATCtgcaatttcaaaagataaaagtAGATGAAGAGAAGCAGTCACGATTGTTTGCATAGAGGGTAAGGATGGGGTGATTGCACTTTAAGGAAAATTAAGTAAACATGGGTGGTTAATTTCAGTGTTTCCCCTCTTTGATTTACATTTAGAACAATAGTTAATAAGGCTTTTAATAGGAAACAGAAAAGTAATACAATCGGGTATTTTTtcttatataaaatatatagatTTGAAAAGTTGGGAAAATACCACAAACCATCCTCACATTTCATCTCATTACCACTTATTTTCTTCAACATCTAGAGAAACCAATTAATAGCTCGAGTTTTGTCGACTTTATTTTGCGTATTCACATCTTACCTAATTTAGAAAAAGCCGATTGCTTTCAGAAAATGCCCTGCCCAAGTCCTAAGTTTCTTATCACATCCCACCCCCAAAAATCAAACCCAAAACGCAGGCATCCGAACTCTAagcttagggtgtgtttgttttgagaaaaaactTCACTATAAAGGAAAAtggtttcttttccttgaaaatattttcccttctTAGGTTAGTAAACTCATTTTACTAACTTTAAGCATGCATAGTTATGATAATTATTCTCTACTGTTTACATATAAGTGAAATCTATATTCTGGGACGTGCACTTCCGGTCACCATATGATATGTTAGCGAAAAAAATCCCGTGGGATCCCTTTTCGGTTTAAGCAGCATGGAGCATCCCTAACTTTATAGTAGAACCTGTAAAT
The window above is part of the Eucalyptus grandis isolate ANBG69807.140 chromosome 6, ASM1654582v1, whole genome shotgun sequence genome. Proteins encoded here:
- the LOC104453795 gene encoding uncharacterized protein LOC104453795 — encoded protein: MGEARGNSLVYLLLIVLGLVAFGFAIAAERRRSTGKIFEDERMNATYCVYNSDVATGYGVGGFLFLLTSESLLMGVTKCMCFGRPLNPGEHRAWSIIYFVSSWVTFLVAEACLIAGATKNAYHTKYRGVIYAQNVSCEALRKGVFIAGAVFVVVSMILNIYYYMYFTKAVTTPPSHKAKRTSSDIGMAGYA